The genomic DNA ATGGCCACCCGCGAACTGGACGGGTTCCGGCTCGACCACGGCGCCCACCTGCTCAACACCGCGTACCCGGAACCCGCCCGCCGGCTCGACCTGGACCGGCTGGAGCTGCGCCCGCTGGCCCCCGGCGTGCTGGTGCACAGCGGCGGCCGCCGGCAGCGCTACGGCGACCCGCAGCAGACCCCCGCCCGGCAGGCGGCCGTCCGCCAGCCCGGCGCGCGGCAGGCCGGCGGCGGACGGCAGCCGGCCGGCCGCGGCGGGCTGGGGAGCCCGCTCGACCGCGCCCGGCTCGGCTCCGCGCTCGCCCGGCTGGCCGCCACCCCGGTGCCCAAGCTGCTCGCCCGGCCGGAGACCACCGCCGCCCGGGCGCTCGCCGAACGCGGCCTGCCCACCCGCACCGCCGACGGCTTCCTGCGGCCGCTGCTCACCGCCCTGCTCGCCGACCCGGCGCTCGCGACCAGCAGCCGGGTCGCCGACCTGGTGCTGCGCTCGTACGCCCGCGGCCGGCTCTGCCTGCCCGCCGGCGGCATCGGCGCGGTGCCCGCGCAGCTGGCGGAGGGCCTGCCGGAGGGCACCGTCCGGTACGGCGTGGAGGTCACCGAGGTGGACTGCGACGGGGTGCGCACCGCCGAGGACGGCCGGATCCGGGCCCGCGCGGTGGTCGTCGCCACCGACGCGCCGTCCGCCGCCGCGCTGCTGCCCGGCCTGCGCCTGCCGGCCTTCCACCCCGTCACCACCTACTACCACGCGGCCGACGGCAGCCCGCTCGGCGAACCCGTGCTGCTGCTCGACGCCGACCGCACGGGCGACCCCGGCGGCGGCCCGCACGGCGTCGGCCGCTCGGGGATCTCGCACTCGCTGGTGCTCAGCGAGGTGGACCCCTCGTACGCGCCGCCCGGGCAGGCGCTGATCGCCACCACCGTGCTCGGCCGGCACACCTTCGACTCGGGCGGGCCGTCCGGCGACGAGCCGGCGGTCCGGCGGCGGCTGGCGG from Kitasatospora terrestris includes the following:
- a CDS encoding NAD(P)/FAD-dependent oxidoreductase, producing MPAYDFTRRTGRTTDPDVVVVGAGVAGLAAARALAERGLDVRVLEATERVGGRMATRELDGFRLDHGAHLLNTAYPEPARRLDLDRLELRPLAPGVLVHSGGRRQRYGDPQQTPARQAAVRQPGARQAGGGRQPAGRGGLGSPLDRARLGSALARLAATPVPKLLARPETTAARALAERGLPTRTADGFLRPLLTALLADPALATSSRVADLVLRSYARGRLCLPAGGIGAVPAQLAEGLPEGTVRYGVEVTEVDCDGVRTAEDGRIRARAVVVATDAPSAAALLPGLRLPAFHPVTTYYHAADGSPLGEPVLLLDADRTGDPGGGPHGVGRSGISHSLVLSEVDPSYAPPGQALIATTVLGRHTFDSGGPSGDEPAVRRRLAELYGTSTAGWEFLAVRHVQDAVPAMPPPHHFRRSVRLLAGLYVCGDHRDTSTVQGALVSGRRAAEAVLRDLGLPATDRAADVAA